A window from Mustela erminea isolate mMusErm1 chromosome 17, mMusErm1.Pri, whole genome shotgun sequence encodes these proteins:
- the CENPL gene encoding centromere protein L isoform X2, giving the protein MDSYDTRGSTPRHSASSRLKDYFIGATPLQKRLESVRKQTSFIPTPPRRKIPQCSQLQEDNDPQKVAFLLHKQWTLYSLTPLYKFSYTNLKEYSRLLSAFIAAEKQKGLAVEVGEDFNIKVTFSTLLGMKGTQRDSEAFLVQILSKSQLPSENREHKVLWTGWFCCIFGDSLLETVSEDFTCVPLFLANGAETNTAIVGTWFQKTFDCYFSPLAINAFNLSWMAAMWTACKMDQYMAATEFLWSVPCSPQSLDISYAIHPEDAKALWDSVHKTPGEVTQEEVDLFMDCLYSHFHRHFKIHLSATRLVRVSTSVASAHTDGKIKCLWNCPDGMEFKKDLEEKRRW; this is encoded by the exons ATGGATTCTTATGATACACGAGGATCGACTCCTAGGCACAGTGCATCCTCAAGgcttaaagattattttataggTGCCACCCCTTTGCAGAAACGATTAGAATCAGTCAGGAAGCAGACTTCATTTATCCCAACGCCACCTCGAAGGAAAATTCCTCAGTGTTCACAATTACAG gaaGATAATGATCCTCAAAAAGTTGCATTCCTTCTGCATAAACAATGGACTTTATATAGTTTAACTCCCCTGTATAAATTCTCCTATACTAATCTCAAAGAGTATTCTAGACTTTTGAGTGCATTTATTGCTGCTGAGAAGCAAAAAGGTCTTGCTGTGGAAGTGGGAGAAGACTTCAACATCAAAGTGACTTTCTCCACTCTCCTAGGAATGAAAGGAACACAAAGAGACTCTGAAGCCTTTCTTGTCCAG attctGTCAAAATCTCAATTGCCATCTGAGAACAGAGAACATAAAGTGTTGTGGACTGGTTGGTTCTGCTGTATATTTGGAGACAGTCTTCTAGAGACTGTTTCAGAAGATTTCACCTGTGTACCCTTATTCCTCGCAAATGGAGCAGAGACAAATACAGCCATAGTAGGAACGTGGTTTCAGAAAACTTTCGATTGTTATTTCAGTCCCTTAGCAATCAATGCTTTTAATCTTTCCTGGATGGCTGCTATGTGGACTGCATGCAAAATGGACCAATATATGGCTGCTACCGAATTTCTTTGGTCTGTACCCTGTAGCCCTCAAAGTCTGGACATTTCTTACGCCATACATCCAGAGGATGCAAAAGCTTTGTGGGACAGTGTCCACAAAACCCCTGGGGAAGTTACTCAGGAAGAAGTTGACTTATTTATGGACTGCCTTTATTCACATTTCCATAGgcatttcaaaattcatttatcagCCACAAGATTGGTCCGTGTTTCTACATCTGTAGCTTCAGCACATACTGATGGAAAAATAAAG TGCCTTTGGAATTGCCCAGATGGAATGGAATTCAAGAAGgatctagaagaaaaaagaaggtggTAG
- the CENPL gene encoding centromere protein L isoform X1, which translates to MDSYDTRGSTPRHSASSRLKDYFIGATPLQKRLESVRKQTSFIPTPPRRKIPQCSQLQEDNDPQKVAFLLHKQWTLYSLTPLYKFSYTNLKEYSRLLSAFIAAEKQKGLAVEVGEDFNIKVTFSTLLGMKGTQRDSEAFLVQILSKSQLPSENREHKVLWTGWFCCIFGDSLLETVSEDFTCVPLFLANGAETNTAIVGTWFQKTFDCYFSPLAINAFNLSWMAAMWTACKMDQYMAATEFLWSVPCSPQSLDISYAIHPEDAKALWDSVHKTPGEVTQEEVDLFMDCLYSHFHRHFKIHLSATRLVRVSTSVASAHTDGKIKILCHKYLIGVLAYLTELAIFQID; encoded by the exons ATGGATTCTTATGATACACGAGGATCGACTCCTAGGCACAGTGCATCCTCAAGgcttaaagattattttataggTGCCACCCCTTTGCAGAAACGATTAGAATCAGTCAGGAAGCAGACTTCATTTATCCCAACGCCACCTCGAAGGAAAATTCCTCAGTGTTCACAATTACAG gaaGATAATGATCCTCAAAAAGTTGCATTCCTTCTGCATAAACAATGGACTTTATATAGTTTAACTCCCCTGTATAAATTCTCCTATACTAATCTCAAAGAGTATTCTAGACTTTTGAGTGCATTTATTGCTGCTGAGAAGCAAAAAGGTCTTGCTGTGGAAGTGGGAGAAGACTTCAACATCAAAGTGACTTTCTCCACTCTCCTAGGAATGAAAGGAACACAAAGAGACTCTGAAGCCTTTCTTGTCCAG attctGTCAAAATCTCAATTGCCATCTGAGAACAGAGAACATAAAGTGTTGTGGACTGGTTGGTTCTGCTGTATATTTGGAGACAGTCTTCTAGAGACTGTTTCAGAAGATTTCACCTGTGTACCCTTATTCCTCGCAAATGGAGCAGAGACAAATACAGCCATAGTAGGAACGTGGTTTCAGAAAACTTTCGATTGTTATTTCAGTCCCTTAGCAATCAATGCTTTTAATCTTTCCTGGATGGCTGCTATGTGGACTGCATGCAAAATGGACCAATATATGGCTGCTACCGAATTTCTTTGGTCTGTACCCTGTAGCCCTCAAAGTCTGGACATTTCTTACGCCATACATCCAGAGGATGCAAAAGCTTTGTGGGACAGTGTCCACAAAACCCCTGGGGAAGTTACTCAGGAAGAAGTTGACTTATTTATGGACTGCCTTTATTCACATTTCCATAGgcatttcaaaattcatttatcagCCACAAGATTGGTCCGTGTTTCTACATCTGTAGCTTCAGCACATACTGATGGAAAAATAAAG attctgtgTCATAAATACCTTATTGGAGTCTTGGCATATTTGACAGAACTGGCAATTTTTCAAATTGATTGA